The following coding sequences lie in one Ostrea edulis chromosome 8, xbOstEdul1.1, whole genome shotgun sequence genomic window:
- the LOC130049174 gene encoding uncharacterized protein LOC130049174 isoform X2, which yields MTAHALEIQISESEEQEDNFELSAGDFCEEFEECAEFFDNSDAELEFDESFSEKETTDIQESEDNQPLYPNASITLGTFMLLFTSFCMKHNISSDGILQLLNIFSYVLPSGHSLCTSLYDYKKFFVNLKNPLIKHFYCPYCLGYLHSCTEQECPYDFCGKLISENEIMYFLEMPVDSQLRNLFSQQGFYEKLNHRFQRENIQEKYGDVYDGELYRSYSENGGPLSQQENVSFTFNTDGAPVFKSSKISVWPIFLVVNELPYKLRMLKENMLMAGLWFGPCKPAMGTFLSPFLDCFKRLHDGIQCFSPFLGNFTCRAYLLNGTADLPARSLLCNSVQYNGSFSCWKCLQKGETSERGKGHTHIFPYITANPKGPERTVNDVHRDAQQAMNNLEHRSTGYSVNGVKGPSWLTFFPKYNIVSGISIDYMHGVLLGVQKLMLRLWFSSEFKSKNFSFHKHVQTVDFRLKNLKPTLDISRLPRSIENDLKYWKASEYRSFLLYFGAPVLFGILDKNRFNHYLQLVNGIHILLKYGSTKDEVSDAETMLLNFCANFECLYDKCFMTLNIHQLVHLADSVRILGPLYTHSCFSFEDKNGFLLKMIQGTQNIDSQIVTGVSFVQKIPELKQKFLESTVKGSELEKLLNAIESPNLLIRGEMVERGVYILGGVKLRDLLEDEYMKLCDFLGYAPVHEKFRTFKRIEFLSYIIYGLHYKRMTKRDNSTIMYMDGNDVCFGRVRFFLIFTRYDQRTTVLALTEKLASFHYSKNCNVLKVKKTNEFCFIPIEKIKEGCMFLEVQNDNANTCYVCRFPNKLEGD from the coding sequence ATGACAGCCCATGCACTAGAAATCCAAATATCAGAATCTGAAgaacaggaagacaattttgaACTCTCTGCAGGAGATTTTTGTGAGGAATTCGAGGAATGTGCTGAGTTTTTTGATAATTCTGATGCCGAGTTGGAGTTTGATGAAAGTTTCTCTGAAAAGGAAACCACTGATATACAGGAATCAGAAGACAATCAGCCTCTTTACCCAAATGCCTCAATTACACTTGGAACCTTTATGCTCCTATTTACATCATTTTGTATGAAGCATAACATTAGCAGTGACGGTATTTTACAGCTATTGAACattttttcatatgttttaCCAAGTGGCCATTCACTCTGTACAAGTTTGTATGACTATAAAAAGTTTTTTGTAAATCTGAAAAACCctttgatcaaacatttttactGCCCTTACTGCTTAGGATACCTTCATTCTTGCACAGAGCAGGAATGTCCCTATGATTTCTGTGGAAAATTGATTAGTGAGAATGAAATCATGTATTTTTTGGAAATGCCTGTGGACAGTCAACTCAGAAATTTATTTTCACAGCAAGGGTTCTATGAAAAACTTAACCATAGATTCCAAAGGGAAAACATCCAAGAAAAGTATGGTGATGTATATGATGGAGAATTGTACAGATCTTACTCTGAAAATGGTGGACCTTTATCACAGcaagaaaatgtttcatttaccTTCAACACAGATGGTGCTCCCGTGTTTAAAAGCAGCAAAATTTCTGTGTGGCCAATATTCCTTGTAGTAAATGAATTACCATACAAATTACGCATGTTGAAAGAGAATATGCTAATGGCAGGACTCTGGTTTGGCCCTTGTAAACCAGCCATGGGAACTTTTTTATCTCCATTCTTGGACTGTTTCAAGAGATTACATGATGGCATACAGTGTTTTTCTCCATTTCTTGGAAACTTTACTTGCAGGGCATACCTGCTAAATGGAACAGCTGATCTCCCTGCTCGTAGCTTACTTTGTAATAGTGTACAATATAATGGTTCGTTCTCATGCTGGAAGTGTTTGCAGAAGGGAGAAACTTCGGAACGTGGTAAAGGACACACACATATATTCCCATACATAACAGCTAACCCCAAAGGCCCAGAAAGAACAGTAAATGATGTCCATCGTGATGCCCAGCAAGCCATGAACAATTTAGAACATAGGAGTACAGGTTATAGTGTGAATGGTGTGAAAGGTCCATCATGGTTAACCTTTTTCCCTAAATACAATATTGTAAGTGGAATATCTATTGATTATATGCATGGAGTATTATTGGGTGTGCAAAAGTTGATGTTACGCCTCTGGTTTTCTTCAGAATTCAAATCGAAGAATTTTAGTTTTCACAAGCATGTTCAAACTGTTGATTTTCGATTGAAAAACTTGAAACCAACTTTAGATATATCCAGATTACCTCGCTCAATTGAAAATGACTTGAAATACTGGAAAGCATCTGAATATCGTTCATTTTTGCTGTACTTTGGTGCACCAGTTTTATTTGGCATATTAGACAAAAATCGATTCAATCATTATTTACAACTTGTTAATGGCATtcacattcttttaaaatatggtAGTACTAAAGATGAAGTTTCAGATGCAGAAACTATGCTTTTGAATTTTTGTGCCAATTTTGAATGTTTATATGACAAATGTTTCATGACACTCAATATTCACCAGCTTGTACATTTAGCTGATAGTGTACGCATATTGGGACCTTTGTACACCCATAGTTGTTTTTCTTTTGAAGACAAAAATGgctttcttttgaaaatgatacAGGGCACACAAAACATTGACAGTCAAATTGTCACAGGTGTATCTTTTGTTCAAAAAATTCCAgaattaaaacagaaattttTGGAAAGTACTGTGAAAGGGTCAGaattagaaaaattattgaatgctATTGAATCTCCTAATTTATTGATAAGAGGAGAAATGGTAGAAAGAGGAGTTTATATTTTAGGTGGTGTTAAGTTAAGAGACTTGTTAGAAGATGAGTATATGAAACTGTGTGATTTTCTTGGCTATGCTCCAGTCCATGAAAAATTCAGAACTTTTAAACGGATTGAATTTTTAAGTTATATCATTTACGGTCTGCACTACAAAAGAATGACCAAACGAGATAATTCAACAATAATGTACATGGATGGTAATGATGTATGTTTTGGTCGAGTCAGATTTTTTCTCATCTTTACTCGATATGATCAGAGAACCACTGTATTAGCTTTGACAGAAAAACTTGCATCCTTTCACTATTCTAAAAATTGTAATGTCTTGAAAGTTAAAAAAACTAATGAATTTTGCTTCATTCCTattgaaaaaattaaagaaggGTGCATGTTTTTAGAAGTTCAGAATGATAATGCAAACACATGTTATGTATGTCGTTTCCCCAACAAGCTTGAGGGTGATTAA
- the LOC125659288 gene encoding uncharacterized protein LOC125659288: protein MFACIFFSEDSSLSVVGRKNKSLKVINDEWEPRGKVEMLWPGRHAGQRTLYHGTIIKIGDEETLNIFATQAYSKILKKAKRPMEVPEELFSFDENEAISSENEKRSRQKTKRLQESEEQEDSLSPKKKNKKQELPIQQKNREIKHAEKGVKAKKPGNSKSKKTEAVPEQLKLLQMETNGSNGFPLIGQFESDEDPELSTPTSLQALPITTTMPPTAHSLAATQNPQTTATCQGPPPTTTDKTYMQPPSCCTNMSAEEEINYTMTETWGMCSSAMDAINQSNPGTPPPLIQHSSPKSAVELPVPSTQVMAILEGLLRPDVQNYIREVINHTQQMCNSQSFTEIGKTNSSTRQTRHDFLSEYRQHNMNIQPLTALPTNTDEQTADFNDSIDTGNFLHFRHSQTRATMNEMPQNNIPAASFLEESSTSPIPPSEPFLNSQTPLPQLRRSPRKHNNKTNMQKTKLIEGQAVEVDPNGLRKATSAARKSQKPGYTLCYKLLAEVFSLQTLASSRGQGIGKVKEGDIRPTLDKEKISTIKNYVTVWCRKNECVIPTETVLNDAITERISYARKQLRPKKTTDKTDKCS from the exons ATGTTTGCGTGTATTTTTTTCTCGGAAGATTCGAGTTTAAGTGTAGTTGGAAGAAAAAACAAAAGTCTCAAAGTGATAAATGATGAATGGGAACCCAGAGGTAAAGTTGAAATGCTGTGGCCAGGAAGACATGCAGGACAACGGACATTGTATCACGGCACTATCATTAAAATTGGCG atgaagaGACATTAAATATTTTTGCCACTCAGGCATACTCCAAGATTTTGAAGAAAGCAAAAAGACCAATGGAAGTCCCAGAAGAGCTCTTTTCTTTTGATGAGAATGAAGCAATTAGCTCTGAAAATGAAAAGAGAAGCCGACAAAAAACAAAGAGACTTCAAGAGTCTGAAGAGCAGGAGGATTCTTTGAGtcctaaaaagaaaaacaagaaacaaGAACTGCCCATACAGCAAAAAAATCGAGAAATAAAACATGCTGAAAAAGGTGTAAAAGCAAAGAAACCtggaaattcaaaatcaaaaaaaacAGAGGCAGTGCCAGAGCAATTAAAATTATTGCAGATGGAAACCAATGGATCTAATGGATTTCCACTTATTGGCCAGTTCGAGTCTGATGAGGATCCAGAACTAAGCACTCCAACTTCCCTTCAAGCACTACCCATTACAACCACCATGCCACCTACAGCTCACTCACTTGCCGCAACTCAAAATCCACAAACTACTGCAACATGCCAAGGTCCACCACCTACTACAACTGACAAAACATACATGCAACCTCCATCTTGTTGCACCAACATGTCTGCGGAGGAGGAAATAAATTATACAATGACAGAAACATGGGGAATGTGCAGTAGCGCTATGGATGCCATAAATCAATCAAATCCAGGAACTCCACCTCCACTCATACAACACAGCTCTCCAAAGTCTGCAGTAGAGCTACCAG TTCCATCAACTCAGGTTATGGCCATTCTTGAGGGATTGCTGAGACCAGATGTTCAGAATTACATCAGAGAGGTTATAAATCACACTCAGCAAATGTGTAATTCACAG AGCTTCACAGAGATTGGAAAAACAAATTCATCAACAAGACAGACTAGACATGATTTTCTATCAGAATATAGACAACACAACATGAATATACAGCCCTTAACGGCATTGCCCACTAACACTGATGAACAAACAGCAGATTTCAATGACAGTATAGATACAGGAAACTTTCTGCACTTTCGGCATTCACAAACAAGGGCCACTATGAACGAAATGCCTCAAAACAACATTCCTGCAGCCAGCTTCTTAGAGGAAAGCTCAACATCCCCAATTCCACCTTCTGAACCTTTCCTCAACTCACAAACTCCCCTGCCACAACTGCGGAGATCACCACGGAAAcataacaacaaaacaaatatgCAAAAG ACAAAATTGATTGAAGGACAGGCAGTCGAAGTGGACCCTAATGGCCTGAGAAAAGCTACATCGGCAGCAAGGAAATCACAGAAGCCAGGCTACACTCTGTGTTACAAACTGTTGGCAGAAGTGTTTTCCTTGCAAACACTAGCCAGTTCTCGTGGCCAGGGAATAGGAAAAGTCAAAGAAGGAGATATCAGACCAACTCTTGATAAAGAGAAAATAAGCACAATCAAGA actATGTAACTGTCTGGTGCAGGAAAAATGAATGTGTTATTCCAACCGAGACCGTTCTAAATGATGCTATCACAGAGAGGATAAGTTACGCCCGAAAACAGCTGCGTCCCAAGAAGACCACTGACAAAACTGACAAATGCAGCTAA
- the LOC130049174 gene encoding uncharacterized protein LOC130049174 isoform X1, which yields MVFNSSEAGSLHETHVMENTMHSSTDFLQCETGASQITKKQGFRDKHLVKTEQSADQPKAIEENLMTAHALEIQISESEEQEDNFELSAGDFCEEFEECAEFFDNSDAELEFDESFSEKETTDIQESEDNQPLYPNASITLGTFMLLFTSFCMKHNISSDGILQLLNIFSYVLPSGHSLCTSLYDYKKFFVNLKNPLIKHFYCPYCLGYLHSCTEQECPYDFCGKLISENEIMYFLEMPVDSQLRNLFSQQGFYEKLNHRFQRENIQEKYGDVYDGELYRSYSENGGPLSQQENVSFTFNTDGAPVFKSSKISVWPIFLVVNELPYKLRMLKENMLMAGLWFGPCKPAMGTFLSPFLDCFKRLHDGIQCFSPFLGNFTCRAYLLNGTADLPARSLLCNSVQYNGSFSCWKCLQKGETSERGKGHTHIFPYITANPKGPERTVNDVHRDAQQAMNNLEHRSTGYSVNGVKGPSWLTFFPKYNIVSGISIDYMHGVLLGVQKLMLRLWFSSEFKSKNFSFHKHVQTVDFRLKNLKPTLDISRLPRSIENDLKYWKASEYRSFLLYFGAPVLFGILDKNRFNHYLQLVNGIHILLKYGSTKDEVSDAETMLLNFCANFECLYDKCFMTLNIHQLVHLADSVRILGPLYTHSCFSFEDKNGFLLKMIQGTQNIDSQIVTGVSFVQKIPELKQKFLESTVKGSELEKLLNAIESPNLLIRGEMVERGVYILGGVKLRDLLEDEYMKLCDFLGYAPVHEKFRTFKRIEFLSYIIYGLHYKRMTKRDNSTIMYMDGNDVCFGRVRFFLIFTRYDQRTTVLALTEKLASFHYSKNCNVLKVKKTNEFCFIPIEKIKEGCMFLEVQNDNANTCYVCRFPNKLEGD from the exons ATGGTTTTTAATTCGAGTGAAGCAGGGAGTTTACACGAGACGCATGTCATGGAAAATACAATGCATTCTTCCACAGATTTCTTACAATGCGAAACAGGGGCATCACAAATAACAAAAAAACAG GGTTTCCGAGACAAGCATCTAGTGAAGACTGAACAATCAGCAGACCAACCAAAAGCTATTGAAGAAAACTTGATGACAGCCCATGCACTAGAAATCCAAATATCAGAATCTGAAgaacaggaagacaattttgaACTCTCTGCAGGAGATTTTTGTGAGGAATTCGAGGAATGTGCTGAGTTTTTTGATAATTCTGATGCCGAGTTGGAGTTTGATGAAAGTTTCTCTGAAAAGGAAACCACTGATATACAGGAATCAGAAGACAATCAGCCTCTTTACCCAAATGCCTCAATTACACTTGGAACCTTTATGCTCCTATTTACATCATTTTGTATGAAGCATAACATTAGCAGTGACGGTATTTTACAGCTATTGAACattttttcatatgttttaCCAAGTGGCCATTCACTCTGTACAAGTTTGTATGACTATAAAAAGTTTTTTGTAAATCTGAAAAACCctttgatcaaacatttttactGCCCTTACTGCTTAGGATACCTTCATTCTTGCACAGAGCAGGAATGTCCCTATGATTTCTGTGGAAAATTGATTAGTGAGAATGAAATCATGTATTTTTTGGAAATGCCTGTGGACAGTCAACTCAGAAATTTATTTTCACAGCAAGGGTTCTATGAAAAACTTAACCATAGATTCCAAAGGGAAAACATCCAAGAAAAGTATGGTGATGTATATGATGGAGAATTGTACAGATCTTACTCTGAAAATGGTGGACCTTTATCACAGcaagaaaatgtttcatttaccTTCAACACAGATGGTGCTCCCGTGTTTAAAAGCAGCAAAATTTCTGTGTGGCCAATATTCCTTGTAGTAAATGAATTACCATACAAATTACGCATGTTGAAAGAGAATATGCTAATGGCAGGACTCTGGTTTGGCCCTTGTAAACCAGCCATGGGAACTTTTTTATCTCCATTCTTGGACTGTTTCAAGAGATTACATGATGGCATACAGTGTTTTTCTCCATTTCTTGGAAACTTTACTTGCAGGGCATACCTGCTAAATGGAACAGCTGATCTCCCTGCTCGTAGCTTACTTTGTAATAGTGTACAATATAATGGTTCGTTCTCATGCTGGAAGTGTTTGCAGAAGGGAGAAACTTCGGAACGTGGTAAAGGACACACACATATATTCCCATACATAACAGCTAACCCCAAAGGCCCAGAAAGAACAGTAAATGATGTCCATCGTGATGCCCAGCAAGCCATGAACAATTTAGAACATAGGAGTACAGGTTATAGTGTGAATGGTGTGAAAGGTCCATCATGGTTAACCTTTTTCCCTAAATACAATATTGTAAGTGGAATATCTATTGATTATATGCATGGAGTATTATTGGGTGTGCAAAAGTTGATGTTACGCCTCTGGTTTTCTTCAGAATTCAAATCGAAGAATTTTAGTTTTCACAAGCATGTTCAAACTGTTGATTTTCGATTGAAAAACTTGAAACCAACTTTAGATATATCCAGATTACCTCGCTCAATTGAAAATGACTTGAAATACTGGAAAGCATCTGAATATCGTTCATTTTTGCTGTACTTTGGTGCACCAGTTTTATTTGGCATATTAGACAAAAATCGATTCAATCATTATTTACAACTTGTTAATGGCATtcacattcttttaaaatatggtAGTACTAAAGATGAAGTTTCAGATGCAGAAACTATGCTTTTGAATTTTTGTGCCAATTTTGAATGTTTATATGACAAATGTTTCATGACACTCAATATTCACCAGCTTGTACATTTAGCTGATAGTGTACGCATATTGGGACCTTTGTACACCCATAGTTGTTTTTCTTTTGAAGACAAAAATGgctttcttttgaaaatgatacAGGGCACACAAAACATTGACAGTCAAATTGTCACAGGTGTATCTTTTGTTCAAAAAATTCCAgaattaaaacagaaattttTGGAAAGTACTGTGAAAGGGTCAGaattagaaaaattattgaatgctATTGAATCTCCTAATTTATTGATAAGAGGAGAAATGGTAGAAAGAGGAGTTTATATTTTAGGTGGTGTTAAGTTAAGAGACTTGTTAGAAGATGAGTATATGAAACTGTGTGATTTTCTTGGCTATGCTCCAGTCCATGAAAAATTCAGAACTTTTAAACGGATTGAATTTTTAAGTTATATCATTTACGGTCTGCACTACAAAAGAATGACCAAACGAGATAATTCAACAATAATGTACATGGATGGTAATGATGTATGTTTTGGTCGAGTCAGATTTTTTCTCATCTTTACTCGATATGATCAGAGAACCACTGTATTAGCTTTGACAGAAAAACTTGCATCCTTTCACTATTCTAAAAATTGTAATGTCTTGAAAGTTAAAAAAACTAATGAATTTTGCTTCATTCCTattgaaaaaattaaagaaggGTGCATGTTTTTAGAAGTTCAGAATGATAATGCAAACACATGTTATGTATGTCGTTTCCCCAACAAGCTTGAGGGTGATTAA